A section of the Flavobacterium ardleyense genome encodes:
- a CDS encoding T9SS type A sorting domain-containing protein, translating to MKKILLFLSFACLIVSTTFAQTVPTTNWSTEANTLWYNDATSFTLSTPQELAGLAVLVEGGNKFVGKTIVLGADIDLGAHLFSPIGKTVALTFSGTFDGNNHTISNGFIVTPAGAFTGFFGQATDATIKNLKFNNLYVRGKDSSGGIAGGLMRSTVTDCHVTGLDLSAELGANIGGIAGSLLTNSHILRCSVAGTVVGEAQVGGIVGGPWDLATITESYSSAAVSALYLAGGVAGYTAPTFFPNRPITINNCFSTGNVTVSFGRAGGFYGGSAGELIIKNSYSTGIVTGPEYIGALIGTVANITTENLFWDAQASGITNLVGLWEGPEVVINSTSKTTSEMKSDAMVTLLNAAQASTPWTRSEAVNNGYPTFQFAVLSTPGFATELAVSIYPTLVDAVINIETAANLSGYAIYSISGQQISSNKLNSTSAQISADGLAAGIYIIQITTDQGKVTRKFVKN from the coding sequence ATGAAAAAAATTCTACTCTTTCTAAGTTTTGCTTGCTTAATTGTAAGTACAACTTTTGCACAAACTGTACCAACCACTAATTGGTCAACAGAAGCCAACACACTTTGGTATAATGACGCAACGTCTTTTACACTTTCTACTCCACAAGAATTAGCAGGATTAGCAGTCTTGGTTGAAGGTGGAAACAAATTTGTTGGAAAAACAATCGTGCTAGGTGCTGATATTGATTTGGGAGCGCATTTATTTTCACCAATTGGAAAAACAGTTGCACTAACGTTTTCAGGTACCTTTGATGGTAACAACCACACAATCAGCAATGGTTTTATAGTAACTCCAGCTGGTGCTTTCACAGGATTTTTTGGACAAGCAACCGATGCTACGATCAAAAACCTAAAGTTTAACAATCTTTACGTTAGAGGAAAAGATAGTTCAGGAGGAATTGCTGGCGGATTAATGAGATCTACAGTTACTGATTGCCACGTTACTGGATTGGATCTTTCGGCAGAATTAGGAGCAAATATTGGAGGAATCGCCGGTTCATTACTGACAAATTCTCACATACTACGTTGCTCAGTTGCAGGAACAGTAGTTGGAGAAGCACAAGTAGGTGGAATCGTAGGCGGTCCGTGGGATCTTGCAACCATCACAGAAAGCTATTCTTCTGCAGCAGTTTCAGCATTATATCTTGCCGGTGGAGTTGCAGGTTACACTGCACCAACCTTTTTTCCAAACCGTCCAATCACTATAAATAACTGTTTTTCTACAGGAAATGTTACAGTATCTTTTGGACGCGCAGGTGGCTTTTACGGAGGATCAGCAGGCGAACTTATTATCAAAAATTCATACTCTACAGGAATCGTTACTGGACCTGAGTACATAGGTGCTCTAATTGGTACTGTTGCAAACATCACTACCGAAAACCTTTTTTGGGATGCACAAGCTTCAGGAATTACCAATCTTGTAGGTCTTTGGGAAGGCCCAGAAGTGGTAATTAATTCTACTTCCAAAACGACTTCCGAAATGAAATCAGATGCAATGGTAACTTTGCTAAACGCAGCGCAAGCATCAACTCCATGGACTAGAAGCGAAGCAGTGAATAATGGTTATCCAACCTTCCAATTTGCAGTACTTTCTACACCTGGTTTTGCAACAGAATTAGCAGTTTCAATTTACCCAACACTGGTAGATGCAGTAATCAATATTGAGACAGCGGCAAATCTTTCAGGATACGCAATCTATTCAATCTCAGGACAGCAAATTTCTTCAAATAAGTTAAACAGTACATCAGCACAAATTTCTGCTGACGGATTGGCTGCAGGAATTTACATTATACAAATTACTACAGATCAAGGAAAAGTGACTAGAAAGTTTGTAAAAAACTAA
- a CDS encoding porin family protein: MRLYLIFVLFCGSAVFAQDTIPNFSAIDSLYREDQFYMGISYNLLQNRNDGIRQNKISYGITGGFLRDMPINARRNFSIAAGLGYSFQNYNQNILVSKKDNVYSYSTIDPAAPFNKNKVQTHAIELPIEIRWRTSNAESHKFWRVYTGFKVGYVFYDVSKYEGSQGKFVYTNNPDISKVNYTVYTALGYNTWNATVSYGINPIFENGNLNGNPIKLNALSLGLLFYIL; encoded by the coding sequence ATGCGATTATACCTAATATTTGTACTTTTTTGCGGTTCGGCTGTCTTTGCTCAAGATACAATTCCAAATTTTTCAGCAATTGATTCTCTGTACCGAGAAGATCAATTTTATATGGGTATCTCTTATAATTTGCTTCAAAATCGTAATGACGGAATTAGACAAAACAAAATTTCTTACGGAATAACTGGTGGTTTCCTGCGCGATATGCCGATTAATGCCCGCCGAAACTTTTCGATTGCCGCAGGTTTAGGGTATTCGTTTCAGAATTATAATCAGAATATTTTGGTTAGCAAAAAAGATAATGTCTATTCTTATTCAACGATAGATCCCGCAGCACCGTTCAATAAAAACAAAGTTCAGACCCACGCGATCGAATTGCCAATTGAAATAAGATGGCGAACTTCCAACGCCGAAAGTCATAAGTTTTGGAGAGTTTATACAGGTTTTAAAGTAGGGTATGTGTTTTATGACGTTTCGAAATATGAAGGGTCACAAGGAAAATTTGTCTATACCAATAATCCGGATATAAGTAAAGTCAATTATACTGTTTACACTGCATTAGGGTATAATACTTGGAATGCCACGGTTTCTTACGGCATAAATCCAATCTTTGAAAACGGAAATTTGAATGGAAATCCTATAAAATTGAATGCGCTGAGTTTGGGATTGCTATTTTATATTTTGTAA
- the rpoN gene encoding RNA polymerase factor sigma-54, which produces MLKQFLNLKLSQKLSPQQIQLMKLIQLPTQAFEQRIKEEMNENPALETGKEEDDEDEFEKDEFDNEEFDDYDEFESDRIEAEDINIDEYLSNDETPEYKLQANNYSADDELISSPLASPVTFHQDLLNQLNTFILSEDERAIAEFLVGSIDDMGYIRRSFQELVDDMAFTQGIYTDEETVSRILQIVHQLEPSGVGAQDLQECLLLQLKHKTPTQSIELATDILQNNFDAFTKKHYEKLQQRYNISLESLKNAVGEIEKLNPKPGNSFTGNNKMIEHVVPDFAIRIVEGELELTLNGRNAPTLHVSKDYQDMMQTYKVSADKSDSQKDAVQFIKQKLDSAKWFIEAIRQRQETLFVTMNAIMHYQAEYFLDGDETKLKPMILKDIADMVGMDISTISRVANSKYVDTPYGTKLIKEFFSEAMMNDQGEEVSTLEIKKILQNIIEAEDKQKPYPDDQLADLLKEKGYPIARRTIAKYREQLDIPVARMRKKI; this is translated from the coding sequence ATGCTAAAGCAGTTTTTAAATTTAAAATTATCTCAGAAATTATCTCCTCAGCAAATACAGCTGATGAAGTTAATTCAACTTCCTACGCAAGCTTTTGAGCAACGTATCAAAGAAGAAATGAACGAAAATCCAGCTCTCGAAACAGGCAAAGAAGAAGATGACGAGGATGAATTTGAAAAAGACGAATTTGACAATGAGGAGTTTGATGATTATGATGAATTTGAAAGTGATCGCATCGAAGCCGAAGATATTAATATTGACGAGTATCTGAGCAATGACGAAACGCCCGAATACAAACTTCAGGCAAATAACTACAGTGCTGACGACGAGTTAATTTCGAGTCCACTCGCCTCACCCGTAACTTTTCACCAAGATTTACTCAATCAACTTAATACTTTTATTTTGAGTGAGGATGAGCGCGCTATTGCCGAATTTCTAGTGGGTAGCATAGATGACATGGGCTACATCCGCAGAAGTTTTCAGGAATTAGTAGACGACATGGCTTTTACTCAAGGGATTTATACTGATGAGGAAACCGTAAGCAGAATTTTACAAATAGTACATCAACTGGAACCCTCAGGTGTGGGCGCCCAAGATTTGCAAGAATGTTTATTACTTCAACTAAAACACAAAACGCCCACTCAGTCTATTGAACTTGCAACCGATATCTTGCAAAACAACTTTGATGCTTTTACCAAAAAGCATTACGAGAAATTGCAACAGCGCTACAACATATCCTTAGAAAGCTTGAAAAATGCGGTGGGTGAAATAGAAAAGCTTAATCCAAAGCCTGGAAATTCCTTTACTGGAAACAACAAAATGATTGAGCATGTCGTTCCCGATTTTGCAATTAGAATTGTAGAAGGAGAATTAGAGCTTACGCTAAACGGCCGTAATGCCCCGACTTTGCACGTGTCCAAGGATTACCAAGATATGATGCAGACCTATAAAGTTTCTGCCGATAAATCAGATTCACAGAAGGATGCGGTACAGTTTATCAAACAAAAATTAGATTCGGCCAAGTGGTTTATCGAAGCAATCAGACAGCGACAAGAAACACTTTTTGTTACGATGAATGCAATTATGCATTATCAAGCAGAATATTTTCTTGATGGCGACGAGACCAAATTGAAACCGATGATCTTAAAAGATATCGCCGATATGGTGGGAATGGACATTTCGACTATTTCGAGAGTTGCTAATTCAAAATACGTAGACACTCCTTACGGAACAAAATTGATTAAAGAATTTTTCTCAGAAGCGATGATGAATGATCAGGGCGAAGAGGTCTCCACTTTGGAAATTAAAAAAATTCTTCAAAACATTATCGAAGCCGAAGACAAACAAAAGCCGTATCCAGACGACCAATTAGCCGATTTGCTTAAGGAAAAGGGATATCCAATTGCCAGACGTACAATTGCAAAGTATAGAGAGCAACTAGACATTCCTGTGGCAAGAATGCGTAAAAAAATATAG
- a CDS encoding Omp28-related outer membrane protein translates to MKNIKRYLTLVVFLALFSSCSDTIVNVGAENQEPVNDSITSGYFTKRVLIEDYTGTWCGNCTRVALAIERVLEKTDRAEIVAIHNGDDPYHFNGIGPLQNLIYPGLTDLPLPTSRLNRTVVWKFPETNNVQQAVNLTGYNCGLGLAVNSSMTGQNINLNVKVKFAEDYQNLKLVVYLLEDDLTYFQVNYTSSYYGGQDPIPNYTHDNVVRSMVTNILGDEMGTTFAAGSTFERSFNVAVPANVENPSNIRFVAFVVGEDNKAINTRSNSVNQTQALEQNP, encoded by the coding sequence ATGAAGAATATCAAAAGGTATTTAACATTAGTTGTCTTTTTAGCTCTTTTTAGTTCATGCAGCGATACTATTGTCAATGTTGGCGCTGAAAATCAAGAGCCTGTAAATGACTCGATTACTAGTGGATATTTTACAAAAAGAGTATTAATTGAAGATTATACCGGAACATGGTGTGGCAACTGTACCCGAGTAGCATTAGCAATTGAGCGCGTTTTAGAAAAAACTGATAGAGCAGAGATTGTTGCTATTCATAATGGTGACGACCCATATCATTTTAATGGTATTGGACCACTTCAAAATTTAATTTACCCAGGATTGACAGATTTACCTTTGCCAACGTCACGTCTGAATAGAACGGTAGTTTGGAAATTTCCAGAGACTAACAACGTTCAACAAGCAGTCAATTTAACAGGATATAACTGTGGTCTTGGACTTGCGGTAAATTCCTCAATGACAGGACAAAATATTAATTTAAATGTTAAAGTAAAATTTGCTGAAGATTATCAAAATTTGAAACTAGTAGTCTACTTACTAGAAGATGACCTTACCTATTTTCAAGTAAATTATACAAGTTCTTATTACGGAGGTCAAGATCCTATTCCAAATTACACACACGACAATGTGGTAAGAAGCATGGTTACCAACATTTTGGGTGATGAAATGGGAACAACATTCGCAGCCGGAAGTACTTTTGAAAGATCATTTAACGTAGCAGTTCCTGCAAATGTCGAAAATCCATCAAATATTCGTTTTGTGGCATTTGTAGTTGGCGAAGATAACAAAGCAATAAACACTAGAAGTAACAGTGTAAATCAAACGCAAGCATTGGAACAAAACCCATAA
- a CDS encoding TlpA family protein disulfide reductase has protein sequence MKKLFLLVLLASTSMFSQKQLPDLTLPNLDGKKFSLQKDFAEKDKLYVYSFWATWCVPCIQELEEINDLQDDWKKEVNMEIIAVSTDDSRTAKRVKPMINGKGWSYNVLLDNNQAFKRALSIVNIPYTIVVKNGEIVHVQNGYSPGSEIELFEKLKTL, from the coding sequence ATGAAGAAATTATTCCTACTTGTGCTTCTTGCAAGCACTTCGATGTTCTCTCAAAAACAGCTACCAGATCTTACTTTACCTAATCTTGATGGCAAGAAATTCTCATTACAAAAGGATTTTGCTGAAAAAGATAAATTGTATGTTTACTCATTTTGGGCTACTTGGTGTGTGCCTTGTATTCAAGAATTAGAAGAAATCAATGATCTTCAAGATGATTGGAAAAAAGAGGTAAATATGGAAATTATCGCTGTTTCTACAGATGATTCTCGTACTGCCAAACGTGTAAAACCAATGATAAACGGTAAAGGTTGGTCGTATAATGTACTATTGGATAATAATCAAGCCTTTAAAAGAGCCCTTTCTATCGTAAACATTCCTTACACGATCGTTGTAAAGAATGGCGAGATTGTACACGTACAAAACGGGTATTCTCCAGGAAGTGAAATTGAATTATTCGAAAAATTGAAGACTCTATAA
- a CDS encoding DUF6029 family protein, giving the protein MKKLLLGLCVTFSLTALAQEADTISKPKVDRGNFFGGFESNSQWYLNDKGINISHPEDPIRSNNYLFLNYVYKNWSAGIQAEAYEENALLNYNPKFNETNIATYFVRYANDKVDVTAGYFYEQFGSGILFRSWEDRALGINNALRGGRVIFRPAEFLTVKGVYGRQRSGFDVANSDIFGTDVEFNIGDVLKFETTDLSIGGSFIRRDEKTDIIDPNFKNATDGYAARVAFGHNAFYFTSEYNYKTEDAIVQVQGQIDNEFVKPGSALLFNAGYSTKGFGMDATFRRIENMSFFSERDAKGNAYNDKVMNFVPSLTKQHHFNLSNIYVYQAQPNVILTDASLVKTGEIGGQIDLYYDFQKGTKLGGKYGTKVAINVSNWNALGGTFNVSNPKGYDTDFFGFGKKYFSDYNLEISKKFSNDFNGAIAYINQYYDKKLIEETSGLVKTNIIAAEGTYKFSTYQSLRLVGEHMWANSDKGNWASATAEFNINSKYSVYAMDMYNYGNEVAADQTHYYNIGGAFRKGSTRIALAYGRQRGGLVCVGGVCRYVEESTGLSLSLNTTF; this is encoded by the coding sequence ATGAAAAAATTATTATTAGGTCTTTGTGTGACCTTTTCCCTAACAGCACTAGCACAAGAAGCAGATACTATTAGCAAACCAAAAGTTGATAGAGGAAACTTCTTCGGAGGTTTTGAATCAAATTCACAATGGTATCTTAACGATAAAGGAATTAATATTTCGCATCCTGAAGATCCAATCCGTTCTAATAATTATCTTTTTTTAAATTACGTTTACAAAAATTGGTCGGCAGGAATTCAGGCTGAAGCGTATGAAGAAAATGCCTTGTTAAACTACAATCCAAAATTCAACGAAACCAATATAGCCACATACTTTGTGCGTTATGCCAATGATAAGGTAGATGTTACAGCTGGTTATTTTTACGAGCAGTTTGGAAGTGGAATTCTGTTTAGAAGTTGGGAAGATCGTGCTTTAGGTATTAACAATGCGCTGCGTGGCGGTCGTGTAATTTTTAGACCGGCCGAATTTCTTACAGTAAAAGGTGTTTATGGTCGTCAGCGTTCTGGTTTTGATGTTGCTAATTCGGATATTTTCGGTACTGACGTTGAATTTAATATTGGAGACGTTTTAAAATTTGAGACTACAGACTTATCTATCGGAGGAAGTTTTATTCGCCGCGATGAGAAGACAGATATTATTGATCCTAATTTTAAAAATGCCACTGACGGATATGCTGCACGTGTGGCTTTTGGTCACAATGCATTTTATTTTACTTCAGAATATAATTACAAAACTGAAGATGCCATTGTACAAGTGCAAGGACAGATTGATAATGAATTTGTAAAACCAGGTTCGGCACTTTTATTTAATGCAGGATATTCTACCAAAGGTTTTGGTATGGACGCTACTTTTAGAAGAATCGAAAATATGAGTTTTTTCTCAGAGAGAGATGCAAAAGGGAATGCTTATAATGACAAAGTAATGAATTTTGTACCAAGTCTTACCAAGCAGCACCACTTCAACCTTTCCAATATCTATGTGTATCAAGCACAGCCAAACGTAATCTTGACCGATGCTTCGCTAGTAAAAACTGGTGAGATAGGAGGTCAGATCGATTTGTACTATGATTTCCAAAAGGGAACGAAATTGGGAGGAAAATATGGAACAAAAGTGGCAATTAATGTTTCTAATTGGAATGCATTAGGCGGTACTTTCAACGTTAGCAATCCAAAAGGGTACGATACAGATTTCTTTGGATTTGGGAAAAAATATTTTTCTGACTACAATCTCGAAATCTCCAAAAAGTTCAGCAATGATTTCAATGGAGCTATAGCTTATATCAATCAGTACTATGACAAAAAGCTAATTGAAGAAACCTCGGGGTTAGTTAAAACAAATATTATCGCTGCCGAAGGAACTTACAAATTCTCAACTTATCAATCACTACGATTGGTTGGAGAGCATATGTGGGCCAATTCTGATAAAGGGAACTGGGCAAGTGCTACCGCCGAATTCAATATCAATAGTAAGTATTCAGTTTACGCAATGGATATGTATAATTACGGTAATGAAGTTGCAGCAGATCAAACTCATTATTACAATATTGGTGGTGCATTCAGAAAAGGATCTACTCGTATTGCATTAGCTTATGGACGTCAACGTGGCGGTCTTGTTTGCGTGGGTGGAGTATGTAGATATGTAGAAGAAAGCACTGGATTATCTTTATCTCTAAATACGACATTCTAA
- a CDS encoding T9SS type A sorting domain-containing protein, with protein MKKIFLAVICFSSFAAFSQITLSTDGGQTLVTDGQQFVVTSIQAPDNYLPLLISNNYDYDVNIQVKVVSIENHAGTGLQLCVGTLCFGTVSAGTAYPTVLPNTLIEANRSNLEYNDHFRLDTAGINPALPVVYNFQLIQITETGVQTAVLKNFSFKYSPTLAVSKNDLASVGVVLNNTIATSSLQVSAENQTQMSIIDINGKVVGQQTLNSGNNSVNTSSFATGIYMASFTNENGQKATVKFVKN; from the coding sequence ATGAAAAAAATATTCTTAGCAGTTATCTGCTTCAGTAGTTTCGCAGCTTTCTCTCAAATTACTCTATCTACAGATGGTGGACAGACGCTAGTGACAGATGGTCAACAATTTGTTGTAACGTCAATACAAGCGCCGGACAACTACCTACCCTTGCTAATTAGTAATAACTATGATTATGATGTAAATATTCAAGTTAAAGTTGTTAGTATCGAAAATCATGCTGGTACTGGATTACAACTATGTGTTGGTACTTTATGTTTTGGAACTGTTTCAGCAGGAACAGCATACCCTACTGTACTTCCTAATACATTAATTGAAGCAAATAGATCTAATTTAGAGTATAACGATCACTTTAGACTTGATACTGCTGGAATTAATCCTGCATTACCTGTGGTTTATAACTTTCAGCTTATTCAAATTACCGAAACTGGAGTTCAGACGGCAGTACTTAAGAACTTTTCATTTAAATATAGCCCAACATTGGCTGTTAGCAAAAACGATCTTGCAAGTGTAGGTGTAGTTTTAAACAACACAATTGCAACAAGCAGTCTTCAAGTTAGCGCTGAGAATCAGACTCAAATGAGCATCATTGACATCAATGGTAAAGTTGTGGGTCAGCAGACTTTGAACTCTGGAAATAATTCTGTTAATACTTCAAGTTTTGCTACAGGAATTTATATGGCTAGTTTCACAAACGAAAATGGTCAAAAAGCTACTGTAAAATTTGTGAAAAACTAA
- a CDS encoding T9SS type A sorting domain-containing protein translates to MKKITLLLASLFITATASAQLPDGSIAPDFTATDLNGNVHTLSEYLAAGKTVIMDISATWCGPCWSYHGSNALNDFYSSYGQGGSEEVVVLFIEGDNATTIADLNGTGTNTQGDWVSTSLYPIINSGAIAQQYAITYFPTVYRICPTGVITNIGAKSATQLKSLVNSGCSVTLQGIDNNAISTPIENGICSATGAINAKIKNYGGNAITAATVELKENGTVVSTANYAGQINTFQEKEVTFANYTFDLANTYTTTITSVNGAPMINPDVATQNSNIVIAKGSYSNATIKVYTDNYPTEISWNIRNSANTIIAQGGPYTNADKNTTKIHEVTLAPNDCYSIELKDTYGDGWNAGPTQHGLEVFNGDYTVLFIDGEFGAKSLKKANALATTALGLADSAIEKVRLYPNPTTGIVQISTAETVKVTVVDMLGKVVYENASVDAQTQINLSSFQKGIYMAKIVGENTTQTEKIILN, encoded by the coding sequence ATGAAAAAAATTACTCTACTCTTAGCGAGCTTGTTTATCACGGCTACCGCTAGCGCACAGCTTCCAGATGGATCAATAGCTCCAGACTTTACTGCCACCGACCTTAATGGAAATGTTCACACATTGTCAGAATATCTTGCTGCAGGGAAAACTGTAATTATGGATATTTCGGCTACGTGGTGCGGACCATGTTGGAGTTACCACGGATCCAATGCTTTAAATGATTTTTATTCATCTTATGGACAAGGTGGATCAGAAGAGGTTGTAGTATTATTTATAGAAGGAGATAATGCAACTACAATTGCAGATCTTAATGGAACTGGTACTAACACTCAGGGTGACTGGGTAAGTACATCATTATATCCAATTATTAATAGTGGTGCTATTGCACAACAATATGCAATAACATATTTCCCTACAGTATATAGAATTTGTCCTACTGGAGTAATAACTAATATTGGAGCAAAAAGTGCTACGCAATTAAAAAGTTTAGTAAATAGTGGATGTTCTGTAACTCTTCAAGGAATTGATAATAATGCAATCTCTACACCTATTGAAAACGGAATTTGTTCTGCAACTGGTGCAATCAACGCAAAAATTAAAAACTACGGAGGTAATGCAATCACTGCTGCAACTGTAGAGTTAAAAGAAAATGGAACTGTAGTATCAACTGCAAATTACGCTGGTCAAATTAACACATTTCAAGAAAAGGAAGTAACTTTTGCTAATTACACGTTTGATCTTGCTAATACTTATACTACTACAATTACGAGTGTTAATGGTGCACCAATGATTAATCCTGATGTTGCAACGCAAAATTCTAATATTGTTATAGCAAAAGGAAGTTATTCGAACGCGACAATTAAAGTTTACACAGATAATTACCCAACAGAAATTTCTTGGAACATTAGAAACTCTGCAAATACAATTATTGCACAAGGTGGTCCATACACAAATGCTGATAAAAATACTACGAAAATTCACGAAGTTACTTTAGCGCCAAATGATTGTTATTCAATTGAGCTTAAAGATACTTACGGAGATGGATGGAATGCAGGACCAACTCAGCACGGTCTTGAAGTTTTTAATGGTGACTATACTGTATTATTCATTGACGGAGAATTCGGTGCAAAATCATTGAAAAAAGCGAATGCATTGGCAACTACTGCTCTTGGTCTTGCTGATTCAGCAATTGAGAAAGTTAGACTATATCCAAATCCAACAACTGGTATTGTACAAATCAGCACTGCTGAAACCGTTAAAGTAACTGTAGTTGATATGTTAGGTAAAGTAGTTTATGAAAATGCTTCAGTAGACGCTCAAACTCAAATCAACTTATCATCGTTCCAAAAAGGAATTTACATGGCTAAAATTGTAGGTGAAAATACAACTCAGACAGAAAAAATTATCTTAAACTAA
- a CDS encoding aspartate kinase yields the protein MRIFKFGGASIKDAEAVRNIYDVLQITGHSDVLLVVSAMGKTTNAIEVVINNYFEKSAELKASIQEVKKYHNEILLDLFEDDQNPVFAALKKLFDEMELFLQNNKSPNYNYVYDQLIGYGELLSTTILTYFFSHKNIDTNLLDVRQYIKTNSNFREAEVDWQLTQKNISAIKVKATLNITQGFLGSDENNFSTSLGREGSDYTAAIFGYCLNADSVTIWKDVPGVMNADPRFFENAILLENISYREAIELAFYGATVIHPKTLQPLQRKEIPLYVKSFLNPKLPGTKVGKGSDLQPLVPCFIVKRNQLLISLSSLNFEFIMEENISEIFALLHKYKLKVHLIQNSAISFSVCCDDNYGNFEVLKAVLSSKFSVSYNENISLYTIRHFDDLSANSITENKKVLLTQTSRETIQIVAAT from the coding sequence ATGAGGATTTTTAAGTTTGGAGGTGCATCTATTAAGGATGCAGAAGCGGTACGCAATATTTATGATGTTTTACAAATTACTGGTCATAGCGATGTACTTCTCGTAGTTTCGGCAATGGGCAAAACAACAAATGCAATTGAAGTTGTGATCAACAATTATTTTGAAAAATCTGCAGAGTTAAAAGCTTCCATCCAAGAAGTGAAAAAATACCACAATGAAATTTTACTGGATTTATTTGAAGATGATCAAAATCCCGTATTTGCGGCTTTGAAAAAATTGTTTGATGAAATGGAATTGTTTCTTCAGAATAATAAATCTCCTAATTACAATTATGTTTACGATCAATTAATTGGATATGGCGAATTGCTTTCGACAACTATTCTAACATACTTTTTCAGTCACAAAAACATTGACACTAATCTTCTTGACGTTCGACAATACATTAAAACCAATTCCAACTTTAGAGAAGCAGAAGTGGACTGGCAATTAACACAGAAAAACATTTCGGCAATTAAAGTAAAAGCTACTTTAAATATCACACAGGGTTTTTTGGGATCTGACGAAAATAATTTTAGCACTTCTTTAGGTCGCGAAGGCTCTGACTATACAGCGGCTATTTTTGGGTATTGCCTAAATGCGGATAGCGTGACTATCTGGAAAGATGTACCTGGAGTTATGAATGCCGATCCGCGATTCTTTGAAAACGCTATTTTGCTCGAAAATATTTCTTACAGAGAAGCTATAGAATTGGCATTTTATGGAGCTACGGTAATTCACCCGAAAACTTTGCAGCCCTTGCAAAGAAAGGAAATCCCGCTATACGTGAAATCATTTCTAAATCCAAAATTGCCAGGGACAAAAGTGGGCAAAGGAAGTGACTTGCAACCTCTCGTACCATGTTTTATTGTAAAGCGAAATCAACTACTTATTTCCTTGTCTTCACTAAATTTTGAATTTATTATGGAAGAAAATATTAGCGAAATTTTTGCACTTCTCCATAAATACAAGCTAAAGGTGCATTTGATTCAGAATTCTGCGATAAGCTTTTCGGTTTGTTGCGACGACAATTACGGTAATTTTGAAGTATTAAAGGCTGTTCTTTCTAGTAAATTTAGCGTAAGCTACAATGAAAACATATCTTTATATACCATTCGACACTTTGACGACCTTTCGGCAAATTCGATTACAGAAAATAAGAAAGTCTTGTTAACTCAAACAAGTAGAGAAACTATTCAGATAGTTGCTGCAACCTAA
- a CDS encoding GNAT family N-acetyltransferase: MIIRKARAEDMEAALELIKELAIYEKEPDAVIVTVEDLIRDGYGEDPLFYCYVAVEDGTIVGMALYYYRYSTWKGRTLHLEDLVVKENQRGSGVGFALYSEIIKTGYEDNVQRIEWNVLNWNTPAIEFYRKSGATVLQDWMVAQMSREQIEKFVTKE; this comes from the coding sequence ATGATTATCCGAAAAGCTAGAGCCGAAGATATGGAAGCTGCATTAGAGCTAATTAAAGAGCTCGCCATTTATGAAAAAGAACCCGATGCTGTAATCGTTACGGTCGAAGATTTGATTCGTGATGGGTACGGTGAAGATCCATTATTTTACTGCTATGTTGCCGTGGAAGATGGCACCATCGTGGGAATGGCACTTTATTACTACAGATATAGCACTTGGAAAGGTAGAACTTTGCATCTGGAAGATTTAGTTGTCAAAGAAAATCAGCGCGGTAGCGGAGTTGGTTTTGCACTCTATTCTGAAATTATAAAAACTGGCTATGAAGATAATGTACAGCGCATCGAATGGAATGTTTTGAATTGGAATACCCCTGCGATTGAATTCTACAGAAAATCTGGAGCGACCGTTTTGCAAGATTGGATGGTGGCCCAAATGAGTAGAGAACAGATTGAGAAATTTGTAACAAAAGAGTAA